A region from the Sulfurimonas sp. genome encodes:
- a CDS encoding chemotaxis protein CheD, giving the protein MIKTGSNFIHVGQIHVDTKPILISTVLGSCIAVCLYDKRLCIGGMNHYLLPFWNGNGLQSLKFGNISIPKLIESMIDKGATCNTLEAKIFGGASINFSSCQTMMVGEKNILVAREILNDYKIKIVAEDVGGNNGRKIQFNLEQGKVLLKYTAKSNFGDM; this is encoded by the coding sequence ATGATAAAAACAGGCTCTAACTTTATACATGTCGGTCAAATCCATGTCGATACCAAACCGATATTGATATCTACCGTTTTAGGCTCGTGCATAGCCGTCTGTCTGTACGACAAGAGACTCTGCATCGGCGGTATGAACCACTATCTGCTTCCGTTTTGGAACGGCAATGGCTTACAATCTTTAAAATTCGGCAATATCTCGATTCCAAAACTGATAGAAAGTATGATTGACAAAGGTGCAACCTGCAACACGCTGGAAGCAAAAATATTCGGCGGTGCATCTATAAACTTCTCATCTTGTCAAACTATGATGGTTGGAGAGAAAAATATTTTGGTAGCAAGAGAGATTTTAAACGATTACAAGATAAAGATAGTTGCCGAAGATGTCGGCGGGAACAACGGCAGAAAGATTCAGTTCAATTTGGAACAAGGCAAAGTACTGTTGAAATATACCGCTAAATCAAATTTTGGAGATATGTAA
- a CDS encoding HAMP domain-containing sensor histidine kinase, translating into MQNLYKIEILENEVEFLSKKILELNKKLIDSQRAKTLFLSLVANKLNDPMTAVLGMLPHLKIQDGNENIFSTICQEASDLDFKIQNLITVAEIESGNIDNSHALIDIKEIIDEAVKSLKYIIKEKSIKLNIKNSVEKKIVTDPKKIYIIIKNLLSNACMHCPQNGIVDIILSIDDSILTLLIKNESSEPRLKEIPKIFTRFSEKIDSRHGLGIGLSIVRELCESLGGSVEYDIDNNFVTFKVKLPLDEAMQDFQACGSNEFLFDSFDDAIEL; encoded by the coding sequence GTGCAAAATTTATACAAAATAGAGATTCTTGAAAACGAAGTAGAGTTTTTAAGCAAAAAAATTTTAGAGCTAAATAAAAAACTCATAGATAGCCAAAGAGCAAAAACACTATTTTTATCTCTTGTTGCCAACAAACTAAACGACCCGATGACAGCTGTTTTAGGGATGTTGCCTCACTTAAAAATTCAAGACGGCAACGAGAATATTTTTTCAACTATTTGCCAAGAAGCATCGGATCTTGATTTTAAAATCCAAAATCTTATAACGGTAGCCGAGATAGAGAGCGGAAATATAGACAATTCCCACGCATTGATTGATATAAAAGAGATTATTGACGAAGCAGTCAAAAGCCTAAAATATATAATCAAAGAAAAGAGTATCAAACTAAATATAAAAAATTCGGTTGAAAAGAAAATTGTAACAGACCCAAAAAAGATTTATATTATCATAAAAAATCTACTCTCAAACGCTTGTATGCATTGCCCGCAAAACGGGATTGTAGATATTATCTTAAGCATAGATGACTCCATACTTACACTGCTCATAAAAAATGAGAGCAGTGAACCTAGACTTAAAGAGATACCTAAAATATTTACCCGCTTTAGTGAAAAAATCGACAGTCGCCACGGTCTTGGCATAGGACTCAGCATTGTTCGCGAACTCTGCGAAAGTTTAGGCGGAAGCGTAGAGTATGACATAGATAACAACTTTGTAACCTTTAAAGTTAAATTACCGCTAGATGAAGCTATGCAGGATTTTCAGGCATGCGGCTCTAACGAATTTTTATTTGACTCATTTGACGATGCTATAGAACTCTAA